tttttctccCTATTTTATACACTATACATCCTGAACATCAGTTCAAATGATGCTGAGATTTCCAGCAGACGATCGGTCTATAACAGTAAGGTATCTATATTCCCCAGTAAGAGGACACCAAAACCTTAAGGAGGGTCCCTGAAAACGTTTATAAAACACTCTGCACAATATTGTTTAATTTTCCCAATAGCCCTAATTCatcaaaataaatattcttaactTGCTCACAAACTaattatatttttccataggACACACAGAAATGGTGAGGATACTTGTAAAGCATGGAGCCAGACCGTGCCTGAGGACAGAGTATGGGTGGACCCCTGCCCATTTTGCTGCAGAGTCTGGTCGGCTGGCAGTGCTGCGGTTGCTGCACTCACTCCATGCACCTATTGATAAGGAGGACTGCTGTGGAGACAAGCCAGCGCGTATAGCCGAGATATACGGACACCAAGACTGTGTTAGATTCCTTAAAAAGTATGACATGAAGCCCGGTTCTCAAATTCTTGTACTTTTAATAACAATAaactatatataatataatgctTGTACATGATTAATATATGgtcttgttttgtgtgttaCAGAGCAGAGATAGAGTGCGAGGTTTATCGCAAGCTAGCAGCCCGAGAAGGGGTTTCAGTGGATGACACAGATGAGGAGTGGGCAGAACGGgacaaagaaaacttaaaagcTGAAGCAAGATGTGAGCCCAAATCACATTTACAGAAATAAAATCCTCACGCAGGTTTTCTTCTATCCTTTCAGCTGAGTTTTCCTTCAGCTCTTTACTGCTAAGTGCTATTTAAAACATGGAATGTACAGCATTATTAAATCACATTTCATATTAATATGTATATTGAACAAAGAAAGACAGATATGTACGtaataattattaaaacttCTGACTTGTATTACTGCAAGTAAaccaaaataaacaacaaagaaacagtCACATCAAAGAGTAAATGAATCTAATATATTTGATttaaatgtagtgttttgtgAGTATACATGTGTACAGGTGTTGTTTAGGACTTTTTACTTGTTGATTCCAACTTTGTGGAGCTTTCGCTGATGGTTGGTGGAGCCTGCAGAACAGAGGAAAAAGATGTGCGTCATTCATCATCAGTCACTGTGGTCATTTACAAACAAGCTGTGGTTCACTTACTTTTTTCTTGAAAGAGTCCAGCAGTGCTTCACGAGTCTgtcaaaatcagaataaaaacaaagtttgaTGAAAACATTTCCAAGGATACTTTTGATAACTGTtgataataattttattaaaataactgaaatgacaCAGAATTAACCTGAGAGCAACTACAACAATAATGACACATCGATTCAGCTGTGGATTTTAGATCATGCGTTCCTGCCATTGGCTTCAAACTTTAAATATATTCAAATGTTATCACAGTGATACAGCAGCATGTAACTAAACTAGGTAGGCCTCTTATCTCTAGAAGTAAATGATTTTACCATTCTGTCCCCCAGGCACGTGGTCAACAAAATCAACAAACCctagaaatgaaaaacaagcatttaaaaagaaaacaagcgaTACTTTTAGCAGAACAGATATTGAGTCTGATCAGTTTAATAATTGTGACCATACCTGGAATGCGTTGAGCAGAACAAAAGCGTAGTTCACAGCAAAAGTCACAGCTCCAGCTGTGAGGTCCAGAATAAATGTTGCAAATCCAAAAATCCATGGCAAACCAAAGATTGGAGTCAGAAGAATAACTGATCTCAGGACAGTTTTGGCAGCCTGTATTTCTTTCTCATGAGATTTTTCTCTGCTCCTATGGTCCAGAAGCTTCATGATTACCACCAGCATGGCAAACAAATTGATGAAAACAATTATACCAACTGGGAGAATGAATGTATAGATGGTTCCTTTCAGAATTCCAGAATAAACCAGCCAACATGTTTTCATACTGAAATATGCGCCTTGAGCGCCGCCGTTGTTGGTGAGAAATGTGATGAAAACGATGAGAAAAGGACAAACGTAGCCCAGGATCAACGAGAACCTCAGATAGGTTTTCTTGCCCACTTTGTGAAACAGGAAAACTGCCTGATGAAGGAGCGTGGTGCTCAGGCTCAACATCCAAAAGAACATGGCCAGGTAGCAGAAATGCTTCAGAAGAGCTGAGATTCTACACCAGATTTCTGAAATGCTCTCTGGTTTAGAAGATGCCAGAAAACAGCAATCTGCCACCagcaaacaaagagaaatgttcACGTGGGCGGTGTGGCGCAAATGTAGAGTATTTGTCTTGACTACTTTGCTCCAGACGATCAGTTCTATCAGGAGGCTGATAACGAGTGACACCACTGACGCAGAAAGTCCAGCGTACGTTATCTCGGTCATGTAAGGGATTTCAATGGGATACCTGGACATCAGAATGGCAAATGAAGTCAGATGATTGCAAATGCACTCGTCAGGTTTAGAAGCGCCCCCCCAGACACATCCTTCATCTGTCCAGTTGCTCTGGCTGTAGTTCCATGAGACACATTGCAGACTAACATCGCGAGGCCTTGGTGTGAGCAATGGGAGCTTTATTGTAATCTTAAGGTTTTCTTTTCCCCGTTGAGTGGTTGTTGACACAACAATGCTGTTGATGTTGGATGTGTTTGTTGTATTGGGCAAATAGTCCTGCAGGTATTTGAATCCAGCTGTTTTTACGATGCCATTTCCTGAGCTTTGAACAGTGACTGAGGCATTGAACACCGTATTGGTGCATTCATCTTCGCTGCATGTCTGTACATGTAAGTTAGTTTGATCAGAACCATTACTTATGTTTGATATCTCAATTAACTTCTCAACTGACTTCAGATATTTCTCAGCCAGGTTTTGGTTGCTTTCAGTATTCTGTGGATTCCACGAGTTTCTAAGAGATTCATCCAGCAGATTACTAGATGAGGCCAGGAAATgctaaaaagaaagacaaaggtTTGCAGCTCATATAGCTGTGATGTTCCCATTAAAAATTAATCATAAAAAACGAGTTAgtcttctgcagctgttttatgGTATATGGTTTAAATGAGCAATGACTTTGATGATGTAAAAGTTAAATAGTGAGACTGTACTACTAATGTATGTAAACAGGACTCGAGTGAATAAATACCAATACTGGagatttgtttcattgtaacTCTTAAGGATTGTAACTTTAAATACAAGTATTTATACTTATTGATCTTaaagttttaaaggtttttaaataGTAATCAAAAAGATATTCTTTGGTACTTACATTACTTGTGGTTGTATCATTTACACTATGGTTTGCCAGAATGGTAGACATGGTGCTGATCACTTCAACTGATGCATTCAAATTAGGAAACGTGTTAATAGTTAATGGATTTTGAGTGGCATTGGTAAGGTTAGAAAATACTGACTCTGCGTTTTTATCTAATGCCCCAAGTCCAGTGCCAGAAATCTATAACAAGAGCACATATGTATTAGGCAAGCTTAACTGTGTCAGATAACGACTTTAACAAAAACACTAGAGTACTTTCCATTTTCCTGTCCTgtaaaaatatcaaaacagttGGATAATTTGTTGCTTTATATTAATACGATTACTTTCCTGtcatatgtaaaaaaacaaaataaaaaactaaaaaatgatAAGATGATAACTTCAGTTATGAAATTTAGGCTTACTATTGCATTTTGCAGTATATCGTAGAGGTCGAAGTTCACACATCTTGATTCTTCCTTTCCCCAAATCCCCTTTAAGctgaaaatattaattaaaaatattaaatgtcaAACATAAATTCTAATATATATACTGCTTAAATAATTTTCCTAATCAAAATGCAAACAATTATAGTTTTTGGacagtaaaagaaacagaagttttaatctaaatacataaataaaaataattttaaaaagagctgATACATTATTACATACTACACATGATTGGATATATTCTTACTTGCATTGCCTTGTTCTTTTCCCAGCAGAGTTTGTGCATTTTAAAACTGCAGTAAAATTAGCTTTTGTGTCTTCCCAGTCACCTTCAGCTGCACAGTAGTCATCCTTTACTGTTTTAGGGAAGAAAATTTCATATAGTTACAAAGACAATATCAAAATATAACTTAgagaaaaatatgttaaaactAAATTTGTGTCACAAAAAATATTTCCTGTTAATATTTCCTGttaagcataatatataaatatttgatCCTTCAATGAAGTAAGTATTTCCAGAATTTAGTCATGACTGCACAATCCATGCCCAATTTTACCCAAATGTATTTTACATTGTAGTATAATTCAGTATGTCACAATTACTATATTATTATACACTAATATCGTGCACCCTCTTTCAATTGCAAGGTTTTATATATCaggatgtaataaaaaaaaacttgtctGGACTATAGCAAGTTCTGAAATTATATCATTACAACCTCAGATAAACAAATGGCCTCACACGCAACTCTAGAAACTTATACAGTACACAGATtagttcatggttgactcagTGACTGAAAGGTGCCCGGGTCCTGTCCCATCACAGGACCTGGACATCACCCCTTCATTGTGCTGACAGTTGGCATGAGCTGTTTGTgatgatatgctgtgtttgtttttttgccagaACTTCTCCCCTCTGGTCTTCACTtttcaaaggacattgttcctgAAGTCTTGTAGTTTGTTCAGTTGCGGTTTttcaaacctaagctgtgctgccatgttcatTTTTTAGAGACGAAGATCACTCCTGACAGCCTTTACAAAACAAGCCatacttattcttctttttccaGTTGTATTCTGATTAACttcaacatttaacatgctaactgaggcttATAAAGTCTAAGATCGACTTTGCAAGAATGTgccctcctgggaagattgacagctgtttttaatattttcgaCTTCAAATATTTTGCAATGATGGACTTCAAATAGTTTGGAAATGGCCTTATAACCCAGCCCAAGATGGGGAGTAACAGTTGttgatgtcttttttttgttttgttttgtttttttgcattaacACATTACTGAAttctccagaccagcaaactgacaaaacatctgcttttactGAGGCGCTCACACTTACTCACAGCCTGCTAATCAAGTGTATTTGATTAGCAGGAAGGGTGTACTTAgcttttcacacactgcttttgcagttttttaaaaataaataatgacacagtgTAATATTCCATGTGTTGTAGTTTATCTGAGGTTCTATTTACCAAACTTTTAGAGCTGCAAAGTATTAAAgcaggattaaaaaaataaaaaatacaaatataaacaaaacaaaacaaaacataataacACATGTGTGTCTTACAGATACATATGTGActtctttttaaacttgtatatcttttatttttcatgaaatgAATTAGGAATAGTTTTGGGGTATTTAAAATGATTCATTTGACTGTTGTCTTTAAGGTAAGTAatcatttataaatgttttaggcagtttatgttaaaatatcagaaactgttgttgtgaactggcacaaataaatgaaatcagatTAATTTGTTTGTTGAAAGTTTTATAGTTacttagttcttttttttacttcattgtGGGATCATTTGTGGGTAATTATGCATTCAATAATTCCCATTACAAAATACAAAGACATACCGGAAATGATATTGAAGAGCACCGTAGCATTTCTTACATTCCCAAGTCTGTTGGTAAATGTACACACTGTTGTATATTCACTTGTCTTATCATCACAGCGGATTATTTTACTAGTTGTATAAACTAGTATGTTGCCGCCTGCAAGAATTGAATATTCATGTCATGTATTTTCAGAACAATTTCgcacaataaatattttaattaaaattatttgtCAAATAAGACCAAAAAAATTACTTACTCTGAGTTTCTAATTGACGTTTGCCATCCCATGTGACATTATAAGGTTCAGTACTATTGTTTATCTCACATTTGGCTTTTGCTTGGAGAATATCATTTTCGGTTTTACAGCGTGGAAATGATGGCTCCGTGAAGACGTCAATGTTTGGTAATAGTGCTACATCCAGTTGAGCACTGGCTTTGTTTAATATGTTGACTGCACAGCCTGATGTGGTGCAATTACCCGTTTGGTGGTAGATACATGAGTACTCTcctaagaaacaaacacaagtggGGTTAAAGCCAGGAGATTTCGTGATTTAGGTTGATGTTCAATTCTGGATTCTTTtcattctgtttgtttctgGTCCATAGAGGGgtggtttttggggggggggctttcACATATGTGTTAAAAGTGAATTTCTTCTGTTTTGCCATCATTGTATCTCCGGTTAATTATTAACAGTACCAATAATAATATAACGGAACAAGCATATATACCATTCCAGAGTTCTGTCACGTTTCTGAGGTTGACTGTACTGTCAGTTCGTGATGACGTATCAACTGTTGAAACTGTTCCAGTAGTTATGTCATATTGCcctttgctgtttattattcTCCATTGTGGGTCAGTTTTCAGGTCCTCTTTGGTTGTGCATCTGATCACTTGGTTGGTGGCACCATAAGGCACAGGCATTAGTGGCATCTCTAAGTTGACAAGACctgtggaggaaaaaaataataatgaaatttCAATCCCTGAAACTAAAAAACCTATCCAGTGCTGTGAACACCACAGATTGAAGGTTTTTGAACAACAGAATAAATCTTAAAATTATTATAAACTAAAACTAGATGAATAAAGTTTGGGGATCTTTGACTTTCATTTTATCTTAATCTTCATCAGAGTAATGATTGCATCCATAACAAAGCTGATTTTACTTTGGGTTTTTTGGTGGACAGAAAATGATGAACATGTAGAACTAAAATGAGATCTAAAAGAAAACGTAACagaatttacatttatttttaaaactcacATGTTGGAAAGAATTTCTTGCATACAGTATACAATGCACCCCTCTGCAGTAAGATTACATTACCTGAAGTCTCCATGTTAAGTGAGGCGGACAGAATTTGGCCAATCTTTATTGAATTATTTATCAGAGCTTGTGAATCGATGCTGGAGGCAATGATTATTTTAAAGTCTGCAATGACGCTACCAAtccttcaaacaaacaaaaaaaagaaggattttacatttttattagataaatgcaaaaacataatattttatttgtaattgcACGAATATACCTgaatcttgtaatgtttaaaaagtCAAATCCCCTCAGAGTGCTGTACTCCGTTTTCATCTAAGAGGTAACAAAGGATGGAAATAGAGTAAATAACAGTAATTTCTATTTTCAAGGTTAAAAATGATGCTGTatacttttaaatacattttgcgAAAAAAATTATTACCCGTGTCAACAACCCATCACTGCATTTTTCATATTTAGGGTTTGTTATATCTTCCAAACAATCTACATATGTAGACCCCTGCAGTGTAAGAGACCCTGTGATGGTAACTGTGAGCAAGAAAATGTCATTTTGGGGGATGCTTTTAACCTTGAGGCACATAAATAaccaaatgtgcaaaaacagtTAAATTGACTTAATACCTGCGGTGTTTGAGACACACTTTGCATTGGCAGTTTTATCCAAAGTGCATGTTGCATTGCCACAACATTTTGGATTAGACTGACAGAAAGTATCGTTCCATCTGTAGCCCGGTTTGCATCCACATTTTTTGCTGCCTGTACCATTTGTGCACACTTATAAGGACAAGAGTTATTCAGGATTAGAGTTAGAGGTTATATAAGTATTTTCTTCAGAAATCACAGCATGATTATGTGGAAGATTGGAAATTAGTTTACCTGTTGTCATTACAGGTGCTTCAACAACTGTATTGTTATATGTAAAATTCTTCAGCATGCTTGTGATATTTACAATTGCACTTTTGTCTATTATCAGTTTGGCATAAAGCATTTGTGTTGAGTTATCAGCCTGTGAAAGAAAAGTgattccatttttttcttttttaatgtcatGATAAGGTTGAATTTTAAGGTCAAAATGTGTAATTGTGTGTAATCAACAAACCTGACAGAAGTTTATGCCCAAGatgtaaagaaataaaaaggtcCACATCCTGTTTCGGGAAACATAAATGAtacttttaaaaagcatttgGAGTACACACCATACTATAATTAAAATCTTCCTCTTCAAAACAAATGAAGGTGATGTATGAAAAAGATTTTCTGTCGCTTTATCTTTCCTGTTTTGCACACACGAGAGAgggaaaaacacatttgaatATGATGCAGTACAAAGAAATCCACTTATCTCGAAAGAACAGTTGTCTCAAACTGTGCAGGTGTATCTGATAAAGTGTGTGTCTAGCTTGTATCACAGCACTAGCTCTGTAAACAAGTAAGTTCCCAAAAAATTGGATGATGTGTAAAAAGGCGATGCAATCATTGGTAATCATTTGACTAAATATAGTTCAAGTACAACATAAACTTCCCTCCTTTTTTTTGAGAAAAATATCCCAGCAGCAGGCTACAAAATACTCtaagaatgaaaaagaaatgtagATTTTATGTTGTAGGCCTACTATGATAGAAATAAATAGTAAAAACAAATCCACACACAAGAGACAAAGCTGAAATCTAATATAGAACGGCCATTACTGTTGAGCCTGGAATTACAAACCGTTCCATCCATCTTGTCAGGCTATCACACAGAGGAGCTATTCATGCCCACATTCACACCTCCCTCCAGTTTAGAGTATGTTA
Above is a window of Oreochromis niloticus isolate F11D_XX linkage group LG19, O_niloticus_UMD_NMBU, whole genome shotgun sequence DNA encoding:
- the ankrd66 gene encoding ankyrin repeat domain-containing protein 66, producing the protein MSELHQAAAAGNYDQVEELLRENKCNPNQKDIDWYSKTPLHWAAAKGHTEMVRILVKHGARPCLRTEYGWTPAHFAAESGRLAVLRLLHSLHAPIDKEDCCGDKPARIAEIYGHQDCVRFLKKAEIECEVYRKLAAREGVSVDDTDEEWAERDKENLKAEARCEPKSHLQK
- the adgrf3a gene encoding adhesion G-protein coupled receptor F3 isoform X1, translated to MSTILANHSVNDTTTSNHFLASSSNLLDESLRNSWNPQNTESNQNLAEKYLKSVEKLIEISNISNGSDQTNLHVQTCSEDECTNTVFNASVTVQSSGNGIVKTAGFKYLQDYLPNTTNTSNINSIVVSTTTQRGKENLKITIKLPLLTPRPRDVSLQCVSWNYSQSNWTDEGCVWGGASKPDECICNHLTSFAILMSRYPIEIPYMTEITYAGLSASVVSLVISLLIELIVWSKVVKTNTLHLRHTAHVNISLCLLVADCCFLASSKPESISEIWCRISALLKHFCYLAMFFWMLSLSTTLLHQAVFLFHKVGKKTYLRFSLILGYVCPFLIVFITFLTNNGGAQGAYFSMKTCWLVYSGILKGTIYTFILPVGIIVFINLFAMLVVIMKLLDHRSREKSHEKEIQAAKTVLRSVILLTPIFGLPWIFGFATFILDLTAGAVTFAVNYAFVLLNAFQGLLILLTTCLGDRMVKSFTSRDKRPT
- the adgrf3a gene encoding adhesion G-protein coupled receptor F3 isoform X2; protein product: MSRYPIEIPYMTEITYAGLSASVVSLVISLLIELIVWSKVVKTNTLHLRHTAHVNISLCLLVADCCFLASSKPESISEIWCRISALLKHFCYLAMFFWMLSLSTTLLHQAVFLFHKVGKKTYLRFSLILGYVCPFLIVFITFLTNNGGAQGAYFSMKTCWLVYSGILKGTIYTFILPVGIIVFINLFAMLVVIMKLLDHRSREKSHEKEIQAAKTVLRSVILLTPIFGLPWIFGFATFILDLTAGAVTFAVNYAFVLLNAFQGLLILLTTCLGDRMVKSFTSRDKRPT
- the LOC109195804 gene encoding adhesion G protein-coupled receptor F5, whose product is MGPSTILYSRMWTFLFLYILGINFCQADNSTQMLYAKLIIDKSAIVNITSMLKNFTYNNTVVEAPVMTTVCTNGTGSKKCGCKPGYRWNDTFCQSNPKCCGNATCTLDKTANAKCVSNTAVTITGSLTLQGSTYVDCLEDITNPKYEKCSDGLLTRMKTEYSTLRGFDFLNITRFRIGSVIADFKIIIASSIDSQALINNSIKIGQILSASLNMETSGLVNLEMPLMPVPYGATNQVIRCTTKEDLKTDPQWRIINSKGQYDITTGTVSTVDTSSRTDSTVNLRNVTELWNGEYSCIYHQTGNCTTSGCAVNILNKASAQLDVALLPNIDVFTEPSFPRCKTENDILQAKAKCEINNSTEPYNVTWDGKRQLETQSK